The nucleotide sequence GGGCATGGTTTATGGTTGCAGCTGCATCACTTTTTTTATTGGCATTTGCAGTAAGTCTGGATAGCTTTTCAGTCGGTTTCACTTATGGATTAAGGAAAATGAGCATGCCGTTTAAGTCGGTCTTCATCATTGCCTGCTGCTCGGCAGTTACCTTGCTGCTTGCAATGGGGGTTGGACACGCGCTTGCCTCTGTTCTCCCGCACAGTCTGACCGGAAAGCTTGGGGGCATTATTTTAATAGGCATTGGCGCATGGGTGCTTTATCAATTTCTTCAGCCTGTCAGGGAAATGACAAAGGAAGAATCTGAAAAGACCCTGCTTAACCTTGAAATCAAGTCGTTTGGCATCGTGATTAACA is from Bacillus sp. FSL H8-0547 and encodes:
- the ytaF gene encoding sporulation membrane protein YtaF — its product is MVAAASLFLLAFAVSLDSFSVGFTYGLRKMSMPFKSVFIIACCSAVTLLLAMGVGHALASVLPHSLTGKLGGIILIGIGAWVLYQFLQPVREMTKEESEKTLLNLEIKSFGIVINILSRPAAADIDKSGTITGVEALLLGFALSLDAFGAGIGAALLGYSPFATSVLVAVMSSLFVMFGIKSGHLFSRFAWMEKLSFLPGVLLIILGIWKL